From a region of the Brachionichthys hirsutus isolate HB-005 chromosome 9, CSIRO-AGI_Bhir_v1, whole genome shotgun sequence genome:
- the nipa2 gene encoding magnesium transporter NIPA2 isoform X1 — protein sequence MDSFSASNQTSYCSIACENGVVANRNCRFGQHLYCWPVNVSDRNNITSLDMGQDRGKYDFYIGLGLAISSSIFIGGSFILKKKGLLRLARKGSTRAGQGGHAYLKEWLWWAGLLSMGAGEAANFAAYAFAPATLVTPLGALSVLVSAVLSSYFLTERLNLHGKLGCLLSILGSTTMVIHAPQEEEINSLEHMSKKLVDPGFVIFATLVIIVALIFIFVVGPRRGQTNILVYITICSVIGALSVSCVKGLGIAIKEAIAGENVASNPLGWILLLGLVACVSTQINYLNKALDIFNTSLVTPIYYVFFTTSVLTCSAILFKEWEHMGTDDVIGTLSGFLTIIVGIFLLHAFKDVSVSLAALAVSMRKEERAVPTANGMGFPGSYELLSEDVEDREMGSPFDSISRRNGAMTSSLDQ from the exons ATGGATTCTTTCTCAGCGTCGAATCAAACTTCTTATTGCAGCATCGCCTGTGAAAATG GTGTCGTTGCTAACCGGAACTGTCGCTTTGGGCAGCATCTCTATTGTTGGCCCGTCAATGTGAGCGACCGCAACAACATAACCAGCCTCGATATGGGTCAGGACAGAGGAAAGTATGATTTCTACATCGGTCTGGGATTAGCCATCAGCTCCAGCATCTTCATCGGGGGCAGTTTTATCCTCAAGAAGAAGGGCCTTCTGAGACTGGCGAGGAAGGGCTCGACGCGGGCAG GGCAGGGCGGTCATGCGTATCTGAAAGAATGGCTGTGGTGGGCTGGCTTACTGTCAA TGGGAGCTGGTGAAGCAGCAAACTTCGCAGCGTATGCTTTTGCTCCTGCCACGCTGGTCACCCCGCTGGGAGCCCTTAGCGTGCTCGTCAG TGCCGTGCTGTCGTCatacttcctgacggagcggttAAACCTGCACGGGAAGCTTGGATGCCTGCTTAGCATTCTGGGCTCCACCACTATGGTAATTCACGCTCCGCAGGAAGAGGAGATCAACAGCCTCGAGCACATGTCCAAGAAGCTGGTCGACCCAG GGTTTGTCATCTTTGCCACTTTGGTCATCATTGTGgctctcatcttcatcttcgtcgTGGGTCCGCGCCGCGGTCAGACTAACATCCTGGTGTACATCACCATCTGCTCAGTAATCGGGGCGCTGTCAGTGTCCTGCGTCAAAGGACTGGGAATTGCCATCAAGGAAGCCATCGCAGGGGAAAATGTTGCGAGCAATCCGCTGGGCTGGATCTTGCTTTTGGGTCTGGTGGCCTGCGTGAGCACTCAGATCAACTACCTGAACAAGGCCCTGGATATCTTCAACACCTCCCTGGTGACTCCCATCTATTACGTCTTCTTCACCACGTCGGTGCTCACTTGCTCCGCCATCCTGTTCAAGGAATGGGAGCACATGGGCACGGACGATGTGATCGGAACCCTCAGCGGCTTCCTCACCATCATCGTGGGCATTTTCTTGCTCCATGCCTTCAAAGACGTTAGCGTTAGCTTGGCTGCTCTCGCCGTGTCCATGAGGAAGGAAGAGCGGGCCGTTCCGACTGCCAATGGCATGGGGTTCCCCGGCTCCTATGAGCTGCTGTCTGAGGATGTGGAGGACAGGGAAATGGGATCGCCTTTCGACAGCATCTCTCGAAGGAATGGGGCGATGACTTCCTCACTGGATCAGTAA
- the nipa2 gene encoding magnesium transporter NIPA2 isoform X2, with the protein MGQDRGKYDFYIGLGLAISSSIFIGGSFILKKKGLLRLARKGSTRAGQGGHAYLKEWLWWAGLLSMGAGEAANFAAYAFAPATLVTPLGALSVLVSAVLSSYFLTERLNLHGKLGCLLSILGSTTMVIHAPQEEEINSLEHMSKKLVDPGFVIFATLVIIVALIFIFVVGPRRGQTNILVYITICSVIGALSVSCVKGLGIAIKEAIAGENVASNPLGWILLLGLVACVSTQINYLNKALDIFNTSLVTPIYYVFFTTSVLTCSAILFKEWEHMGTDDVIGTLSGFLTIIVGIFLLHAFKDVSVSLAALAVSMRKEERAVPTANGMGFPGSYELLSEDVEDREMGSPFDSISRRNGAMTSSLDQ; encoded by the exons ATGGGTCAGGACAGAGGAAAGTATGATTTCTACATCGGTCTGGGATTAGCCATCAGCTCCAGCATCTTCATCGGGGGCAGTTTTATCCTCAAGAAGAAGGGCCTTCTGAGACTGGCGAGGAAGGGCTCGACGCGGGCAG GGCAGGGCGGTCATGCGTATCTGAAAGAATGGCTGTGGTGGGCTGGCTTACTGTCAA TGGGAGCTGGTGAAGCAGCAAACTTCGCAGCGTATGCTTTTGCTCCTGCCACGCTGGTCACCCCGCTGGGAGCCCTTAGCGTGCTCGTCAG TGCCGTGCTGTCGTCatacttcctgacggagcggttAAACCTGCACGGGAAGCTTGGATGCCTGCTTAGCATTCTGGGCTCCACCACTATGGTAATTCACGCTCCGCAGGAAGAGGAGATCAACAGCCTCGAGCACATGTCCAAGAAGCTGGTCGACCCAG GGTTTGTCATCTTTGCCACTTTGGTCATCATTGTGgctctcatcttcatcttcgtcgTGGGTCCGCGCCGCGGTCAGACTAACATCCTGGTGTACATCACCATCTGCTCAGTAATCGGGGCGCTGTCAGTGTCCTGCGTCAAAGGACTGGGAATTGCCATCAAGGAAGCCATCGCAGGGGAAAATGTTGCGAGCAATCCGCTGGGCTGGATCTTGCTTTTGGGTCTGGTGGCCTGCGTGAGCACTCAGATCAACTACCTGAACAAGGCCCTGGATATCTTCAACACCTCCCTGGTGACTCCCATCTATTACGTCTTCTTCACCACGTCGGTGCTCACTTGCTCCGCCATCCTGTTCAAGGAATGGGAGCACATGGGCACGGACGATGTGATCGGAACCCTCAGCGGCTTCCTCACCATCATCGTGGGCATTTTCTTGCTCCATGCCTTCAAAGACGTTAGCGTTAGCTTGGCTGCTCTCGCCGTGTCCATGAGGAAGGAAGAGCGGGCCGTTCCGACTGCCAATGGCATGGGGTTCCCCGGCTCCTATGAGCTGCTGTCTGAGGATGTGGAGGACAGGGAAATGGGATCGCCTTTCGACAGCATCTCTCGAAGGAATGGGGCGATGACTTCCTCACTGGATCAGTAA